The Lycium ferocissimum isolate CSIRO_LF1 chromosome 1, AGI_CSIRO_Lferr_CH_V1, whole genome shotgun sequence genome includes a region encoding these proteins:
- the LOC132064619 gene encoding uncharacterized protein LOC132064619: protein MESHRDLPTKAISFCLLPSELIQYIILQLALPEIIRLKSVNKSIFSIISDRDFIRDYNHQSSSATWLFLYKKRWRREAVLYGFSDCSNRWFNILIADLLKQVVPPGEDVYFLTAAGNIFLFALNNRQEVISVDIMTRMVKKIPPSPLGPRGTSSWRRSGMKLLSNNSEHFRFLFAELHESHPTLFEYDSRVERWKFTQAIEITQGQDMRGDFIFLSASNGRNGSVIIGVRPQCNSSTPVVIRPTFIPRGNDEDRLAVGFSWGNAIDLLHVYGDGNMMTIRSDKVNKTIRKIKGIELWGLSTNGRYWEFVSMVPNELIDKISKPYGAMMGCMQNTQCITRAILMTNLEGTWETIWLSYDKKDYQWAWLPLPDCNMKGSNLAGVTFSSGLTLS, encoded by the coding sequence ATGGAAAGTCATAGGGATTTGCCCACAAAAGCCATCAGTTTTTGTTTACTTCCATCAGAGCTCATCCAATATATAATCCTTCAGCTTGCCTTGCCAGAAATTATCCGATTGAAATCTGTCAATAAGTCCATTTTCTCTATTATTTCTGATCGTGATTTCATTCGCGACTACAATCATCAATCAAGCTCTGCCACGTGGCTATTCCTCTACAAGAAAAGGTGGCGTCGCGAAGCCGTACTTTACGGCTTCTCAGATTGTTCCAACAGGTGGTTCAACATATTGATTGCTGATTTGTTGAAACAAGTGGTTCCACCAGGTGAAGATGTCTACTTTTTGACTGCAGCTGGTAATATATTCCTTTTTGCTTTGAATAACAGACAGGAAGTTATTTCAGTTGATATTATGACTAGGATGGTCAAAAAGATCCCTCCAAGTCCATTAGGTCCACGTGGTACATCTTCGTGGCGAAGATCCGGTATGAAATTGCTGTCTAATAATTCCGAGCATTTTCGATTTTTGTTTGCTGAATTACATGAAAGTCATCCAACTTTATTCGAGTATGATTCAAGAGTTGAGAGATGGAAATTTACCCAGGCAATAGAGATTACCCAAGGCCAAGACATGCGAGGTGATTTTATTTTCCTAAGTGCATCTAATGGACGAAATGGAAGTGTTATCATAGGCGTGCGACCTCAATGCAACAGCAGTACTCCAGTTGTTATCCGACCAACATTCATCCCACGAGGGAACGATGAAGACAGATTAGCCGTTGGATTTAGTTGGGGGAATGCCATCGATCTATTACACGTGTACggtgatggaaatatgatgaCTATTAGATCAGACAAAGTGAATAAAACAATTAGAAAGATTAAGGGAATAGAGTTATGGGGGTTGAGCACAAATGGGAGGTATTGGGAATTCGTATCAATGGTACCAAATGAGTTAATTGATAAAATAAGCAAGCCATATGGTGCTATGATGGGGTGTATGCAAAATACTCAATGCATAACAAGGGCAATTTTGATGACCAATCTTGAGGGTACATGGGAAACAATTTGGTTAAGCTATGACAAAAAGGACTACCAGTGGGCGTGGCTTCCATTACCTGATTGCAACATGAAGGGCTCAAACTTGGCTGGAGTCACATTCTCCTCTGGTTTAACCTTGTCCTAG